A genomic region of Salinibacter pepae contains the following coding sequences:
- a CDS encoding MarR family winged helix-turn-helix transcriptional regulator — MLATGFRDMGHILRDHIKQTEPFEDAAQEAMLNLFVAAAEVRRRVEQVCEKHGLQFSHHNVLRILRGVHPEGHPRCEIIERMLDPSPDVTRLIDKLVDRGLVRRTTSDEDRRMTIHTITVDGLDLLERMGPEIREVQRWFDERVADRDLQHLSRICEGIYTGFQDDG; from the coding sequence ATGCTCGCAACTGGCTTCCGCGACATGGGACACATTCTGCGCGACCACATCAAACAGACCGAGCCGTTCGAAGACGCGGCCCAGGAGGCGATGTTGAACCTCTTCGTGGCCGCGGCCGAGGTGCGGCGGCGCGTGGAGCAGGTGTGTGAAAAGCACGGTCTCCAGTTCAGCCACCACAACGTGCTCCGGATTCTTCGGGGCGTGCACCCGGAGGGCCATCCCCGATGCGAAATCATCGAGCGGATGCTCGATCCCTCCCCGGACGTGACGCGTCTCATCGACAAATTGGTGGACCGCGGGCTCGTCCGACGCACCACCAGCGACGAAGACCGCCGAATGACCATTCACACGATCACCGTCGACGGACTGGATCTCCTGGAGCGGATGGGCCCTGAAATCCGCGAGGTGCAGCGGTGGTTCGACGAACGGGTCGCGGATCGGGATCTCCAGCACCTCTCGAGAATCTGCGAAGGGATCTACACCGGCTTTCAGGACGACGGCTAA
- a CDS encoding type II and III secretion system protein translates to MFESVDNILQAPDQISLSQFRRFLNLVEQDNVGRTVANPQVTVQSGEQGEIQIGQDVPIQTTDFAGNTVTEFFSTGIIIDVTPTLLSQPVADTSGAPVLDFIHLNVDVEDSNSQPSGSGPIINRNQASTQILLLDNEATAIGGLISTQKTTRRSGIPILKDLPGWVFGLRYIFGSETTNVTKQELLIVLRAEIVDPLRARAKQEGDQELIDQRRRNAQKALRRLGERYAEDAEFPAPETEAQGTEKGSNPER, encoded by the coding sequence TTGTTTGAGAGCGTCGACAACATTCTCCAGGCCCCCGATCAGATCTCTCTTTCTCAGTTCCGCCGGTTCCTTAATCTCGTGGAGCAGGACAACGTGGGGCGCACCGTCGCAAACCCGCAGGTGACCGTCCAGAGCGGAGAGCAGGGCGAGATTCAGATCGGGCAGGACGTGCCGATCCAGACCACCGACTTTGCGGGGAATACCGTCACGGAGTTCTTCTCGACCGGCATCATCATCGACGTCACGCCCACGCTGCTCAGCCAGCCGGTGGCCGATACCTCCGGGGCGCCCGTGCTGGACTTTATTCACCTGAACGTGGACGTCGAGGATTCGAACAGTCAGCCCTCCGGCTCCGGGCCGATCATCAACCGCAACCAGGCCAGCACCCAAATTCTTCTCCTCGACAACGAGGCCACCGCCATCGGGGGGCTCATCTCCACCCAGAAAACCACGAGGCGCAGTGGGATCCCCATCTTGAAGGACCTGCCGGGCTGGGTCTTCGGGCTTCGGTACATCTTCGGATCGGAAACCACCAACGTGACGAAGCAGGAGCTTCTCATCGTGCTCCGGGCCGAGATTGTGGATCCGCTTCGGGCCCGGGCGAAGCAAGAGGGCGATCAGGAGCTCATCGACCAGCGGCGCCGGAACGCACAGAAGGCCCTCCGTCGGCTCGGCGAACGGTACGCCGAGGACGCGGAGTTTCCGGCTCCCGAAACGGAGGCACAGGGCACAGAGAAGGGATCGAACCCGGAGCGCTAG
- a CDS encoding SPOR domain-containing protein: MSAHALGIMVSADALHAVLLERTDEETSVQFRWSSGSSGARGGDLPFEEPGDMTPDVEEESDDVTIQFGDDEGSGGEMFMGSEFDDIDGGSEALGGDEGGEAWNFQVEIDTLLDECAERGYEDPEIAFCSSTSQIDDVELRLPPDETDAEEAEETEHGLPLPASRSTLLDMLAEQYEGEADGERVGFVPMHRTGDGYQRVLALIARPGGPVLSTLDSMQDQTLSRAPQTRLLDAEVSLYLGLARSVLQLPPGTPEKTIFVRSGTDDTLVLFIEGNTLRQSEHLPELTAEDSAETICSRVLLLQDEYGMGQVQHLMLVAEEDEEVLASAFKSYFSTAELHVLRSHLPGGDDTDAEAYVGATGAALRLLDDAAFAPHFQPVNLLAKEYVPSRLRLPVGWPVPAMLTLLAIATLGFVWLYFVNASTISEKRTKLRALGQKVNQVDQEALRRRIDSMKAMTTEYAAANKTIGGLLRGSNKWSRGLATVTGQMNDLRGLTINQWSPQSGTEVTILGRSNDRSKVVELAQRMDGRILGLTFTETRDVSLYDFELTVPLDTTKPEAIEYWREQRGEQLAAGEEGVEMGPDAPAPDSSTTAGPSPMAQASPGTGAPAAPTGAESTGDAQARRDTLDASSVWTVVVASVLESAAAQEAARRFRKQLDGDSHPVQVQQSSENGRYRVGVGRFVSVQNALAMLQDMSGTLPEGAWLLKMTGEDADPASAEAAASTSSDQPDAERSV; encoded by the coding sequence ATGAGCGCACACGCCCTTGGCATCATGGTGTCGGCGGACGCCCTTCATGCCGTCCTCCTGGAGCGCACGGACGAGGAGACGAGCGTCCAGTTCCGGTGGTCGTCGGGCTCGTCGGGCGCACGCGGGGGGGACCTCCCCTTCGAGGAGCCCGGTGACATGACGCCCGACGTGGAGGAGGAGTCCGACGACGTTACCATTCAATTTGGCGATGACGAAGGGAGTGGCGGCGAGATGTTCATGGGGTCGGAATTTGACGACATCGACGGGGGCAGTGAGGCCCTTGGGGGGGACGAGGGGGGCGAGGCGTGGAACTTTCAGGTGGAGATCGACACCCTGCTCGACGAATGTGCCGAGCGGGGGTACGAAGACCCTGAGATCGCCTTTTGCAGCTCCACGTCTCAGATCGACGACGTGGAACTCCGGCTCCCGCCGGACGAGACCGACGCGGAGGAGGCCGAGGAGACCGAGCACGGCCTTCCCCTCCCGGCCTCCCGCTCCACGCTCCTGGACATGCTGGCGGAGCAGTACGAGGGGGAGGCAGACGGCGAGCGCGTGGGCTTCGTGCCGATGCACCGCACGGGCGACGGATACCAGCGCGTCCTGGCCCTTATCGCGCGGCCGGGCGGTCCGGTCCTGTCGACCCTCGATTCGATGCAGGACCAGACCCTGTCCCGCGCCCCGCAGACGCGTCTGCTGGACGCCGAGGTGTCCCTCTACCTCGGGCTGGCCCGCTCGGTGCTCCAGCTGCCGCCCGGCACGCCCGAAAAGACCATCTTCGTGCGGTCCGGCACCGACGACACGCTCGTTCTCTTCATTGAGGGCAACACGCTGCGCCAGTCGGAGCACCTCCCCGAGCTCACGGCCGAGGACTCCGCCGAGACCATCTGCAGCCGCGTGCTTCTGCTGCAGGACGAGTACGGAATGGGGCAGGTGCAGCACCTTATGCTCGTCGCGGAGGAGGACGAGGAGGTGCTCGCCAGCGCGTTCAAGTCGTACTTCTCCACGGCGGAGCTCCACGTGCTCCGGTCGCACCTGCCCGGTGGGGACGACACCGACGCCGAGGCGTACGTGGGGGCCACCGGCGCGGCGCTTCGGCTGCTCGACGACGCCGCGTTTGCGCCGCATTTTCAGCCGGTCAACCTGCTCGCAAAGGAGTACGTCCCGAGCCGCCTGCGGCTCCCGGTGGGGTGGCCCGTGCCTGCAATGCTGACGCTCCTCGCCATCGCGACGCTCGGGTTCGTGTGGCTCTACTTCGTGAACGCGAGCACCATCAGCGAGAAGCGCACGAAGCTTCGGGCCCTCGGGCAGAAGGTGAACCAGGTGGACCAGGAGGCGCTCCGGCGACGCATCGACAGCATGAAGGCCATGACGACCGAATACGCCGCGGCGAACAAAACGATTGGCGGCCTCCTGCGGGGGAGCAACAAGTGGAGCCGCGGGCTCGCCACCGTTACGGGGCAGATGAATGACCTCCGCGGCCTCACCATCAACCAGTGGAGCCCGCAGTCCGGAACGGAAGTGACGATCCTTGGGCGGTCCAACGACCGGTCGAAGGTGGTCGAGCTGGCACAGCGAATGGACGGCCGCATCCTGGGGCTCACCTTTACGGAAACGCGGGACGTGTCGCTGTACGACTTTGAGCTCACGGTCCCCCTGGATACGACCAAGCCGGAGGCCATCGAGTACTGGCGGGAGCAGCGGGGCGAGCAGCTGGCCGCTGGAGAGGAGGGGGTGGAGATGGGGCCGGACGCCCCCGCGCCGGACTCATCCACAACGGCCGGGCCGTCCCCCATGGCCCAGGCGAGCCCCGGCACGGGCGCGCCCGCCGCCCCGACGGGGGCGGAGTCGACCGGCGATGCGCAGGCCCGCCGCGATACACTCGACGCGTCGTCGGTCTGGACGGTCGTGGTGGCCTCGGTGCTCGAAAGCGCGGCGGCCCAGGAGGCGGCGCGGCGGTTTCGGAAGCAGCTCGATGGGGACTCCCACCCGGTGCAGGTGCAACAAAGCTCAGAAAATGGACGGTACCGGGTCGGCGTTGGCCGGTTCGTCTCGGTCCAGAATGCCCTCGCAATGCTACAGGACATGAGCGGCACCCTCCCGGAGGGGGCGTGGCTGCTCAAAATGACGGGGGAGGACGCCGATCCCGCTTCCGCCGAGGCCGCCGCGTCGACCTCGTCCGACCAACCGGACGCGGAACGCTCCGTCTGA
- a CDS encoding GspE/PulE family protein: protein MSNSIDSDHSISLREAAEDEAPSSAASSGAEGPGADAPDSSTGAPRPDALTLGPVDSPRFAVPPFASSDRPPVSRRGTKDPSSDDPSPEDPDLGGVSSEPHGDGSAAPEPDLDGAPGEGPPVEGGPDLPSPEEALDELEAEIDTELIDEAASRMASGSSVGTNDRVVEMLLRRGVVGVGAVEAAQAQRDAETPDLALWRVLAQQDGVDEDVVYERAARIYAFSVADVESQEPDLDFVRATVDAFSEDQQEQLFELGLVPHHVQREGGRKVILITHDPMRPEVHRVARSLDLRRFELQYAPKAAVNELLTEAFPKDNEYLDRIDEESTVDLGQNFEEEEDLVDEEKLEEEINRSTLINLFEATLVEAVREGASDIHIYPNSEKEVEIHFRVDGRLNHWHTEDRVHPEALLSVIKDNAMSVDRFESDAAQDGFIQRDVDGTRIRYRVSIMPIASSNQDIDSESVVIRVLDDRKVITNLNKLGLGPRALDRFEHAISQPNGMVILTGPTGSGKSTTLVAALHRVIGPGENVLTIEDPVEYIIEGARQIKLSDKLRLKDALRSILRHDPDTVMVGEMRDKETAELAIKLANTGHLTFSTLHTNDAPSAVSRLYKMEIEPFLIAYAINLVVAQRLIRTLCPNCKQEVTNPDAVKLRQLGFSEEEINNGTFYAADDKGGCGQCGGTGYDGRRAIAEALYLTEPIRHMIVEAEGIVDEGAIRQHAEQEDGMRSLQASARQSILNGETSVEEMIRVVST from the coding sequence GTGAGCAATTCGATCGACAGCGACCATTCAATCTCCTTGCGGGAGGCAGCAGAGGACGAGGCACCCTCGTCCGCGGCGAGCAGCGGGGCCGAGGGCCCGGGGGCGGACGCCCCAGATTCGTCGACGGGGGCGCCGCGCCCCGACGCCCTGACGCTGGGGCCGGTAGATTCCCCGCGCTTCGCGGTGCCGCCGTTCGCGTCGAGCGACCGGCCGCCCGTGTCTCGCCGGGGCACAAAGGACCCATCGTCGGACGATCCGTCGCCCGAAGACCCCGATCTGGGCGGCGTCTCCTCCGAGCCGCACGGGGACGGGTCCGCGGCCCCGGAGCCCGATCTCGACGGCGCGCCCGGGGAGGGGCCCCCCGTGGAGGGCGGCCCCGACCTGCCGAGCCCGGAGGAGGCGCTCGACGAGCTTGAGGCCGAGATTGACACCGAGCTCATCGACGAGGCCGCCTCGCGGATGGCCTCGGGCTCCTCGGTGGGCACGAACGACCGGGTGGTGGAGATGCTGCTGCGGCGCGGCGTCGTGGGCGTGGGGGCGGTGGAGGCCGCCCAGGCCCAGCGGGACGCGGAGACGCCGGACCTCGCCCTGTGGCGGGTCCTGGCGCAGCAGGACGGGGTGGACGAGGACGTCGTCTACGAACGCGCAGCCCGCATCTACGCGTTCTCGGTGGCGGACGTTGAATCCCAGGAGCCCGATCTCGACTTCGTCCGTGCGACGGTCGATGCCTTCTCCGAGGACCAGCAGGAACAGCTCTTCGAACTGGGACTCGTGCCCCACCACGTGCAGCGCGAAGGGGGGCGGAAGGTCATCCTCATTACCCACGACCCGATGCGCCCCGAGGTGCACCGGGTGGCGCGGTCGCTCGACCTGCGCCGGTTTGAGCTGCAGTATGCGCCCAAGGCTGCCGTCAACGAGCTGCTGACGGAGGCCTTCCCGAAGGACAACGAGTACCTGGACCGGATCGACGAGGAGTCGACCGTCGACCTTGGGCAGAACTTCGAGGAGGAGGAAGACCTGGTCGACGAGGAGAAGCTGGAGGAGGAGATCAACCGGTCGACGCTCATCAACCTGTTCGAGGCGACCCTCGTGGAGGCGGTGCGGGAGGGGGCGTCCGACATCCACATTTACCCGAACTCTGAAAAAGAGGTCGAAATCCACTTCCGGGTCGACGGGCGCCTCAACCACTGGCACACGGAGGACCGCGTGCACCCGGAGGCCCTCCTGTCGGTGATCAAGGACAACGCGATGAGCGTCGACCGCTTTGAGAGCGACGCCGCCCAGGACGGCTTCATTCAGCGCGACGTGGACGGGACCCGCATTCGGTACCGGGTGTCCATCATGCCGATTGCCAGCTCCAACCAGGACATCGACTCGGAAAGCGTCGTCATCCGGGTGCTGGACGACCGGAAGGTCATCACGAACCTCAACAAGCTGGGGCTGGGGCCGCGGGCGCTCGACCGGTTCGAGCACGCGATCAGCCAGCCCAACGGCATGGTCATCCTGACCGGGCCGACGGGCTCCGGCAAGAGCACGACCCTGGTGGCCGCGCTGCACCGCGTGATTGGGCCGGGCGAGAACGTGCTCACGATTGAGGACCCGGTCGAGTACATCATCGAAGGGGCCCGGCAGATCAAGCTCAGCGACAAGCTGCGGCTCAAAGACGCCCTCCGCTCCATCCTGCGCCACGACCCGGATACGGTGATGGTGGGAGAGATGCGGGACAAGGAGACGGCCGAGCTCGCGATTAAGCTCGCCAACACGGGGCACCTCACGTTCTCGACGCTGCACACCAACGACGCGCCGAGCGCCGTGAGCCGCCTCTACAAGATGGAGATCGAGCCCTTCCTCATCGCCTACGCCATCAACCTGGTGGTGGCCCAGCGCCTGATCCGGACCCTCTGCCCGAACTGCAAGCAGGAGGTGACGAACCCGGACGCCGTGAAGCTGCGCCAGCTGGGCTTCTCGGAGGAGGAGATCAACAACGGCACGTTCTACGCCGCGGACGACAAGGGGGGCTGCGGCCAGTGCGGCGGCACGGGCTACGACGGGCGGCGCGCCATCGCGGAGGCCCTGTACCTCACCGAGCCGATCCGCCACATGATCGTCGAGGCGGAGGGCATCGTCGATGAAGGGGCCATCCGGCAGCACGCGGAGCAGGAGGACGGCATGCGGTCGCTTCAGGCGTCGGCCCGACAGTCCATTCTCAACGGGGAGACCTCGGTGGAGGAGATGATCCGGGTGGTGTCCACGTAG
- a CDS encoding nuclear transport factor 2 family protein has translation MSDLNALDQELNEMILQGEILEAFDKFYADDVVMEEGDDRRVGKEENREYEEQFVGSLEQFHSAEIKARAIDEENSVTFSEWHNEMTLEGVGRVDQKQVAVRTWNDDGQITNEKFYQIG, from the coding sequence ATGAGTGACCTGAACGCCCTCGACCAAGAGCTGAACGAGATGATCCTCCAGGGCGAGATTCTCGAGGCCTTCGACAAGTTTTACGCCGACGACGTCGTGATGGAAGAAGGAGACGACCGGCGCGTGGGCAAGGAAGAGAACCGAGAATACGAGGAGCAGTTTGTCGGCTCCCTGGAGCAGTTCCACTCCGCGGAGATCAAGGCCCGTGCCATTGACGAGGAGAACAGCGTCACCTTTTCCGAGTGGCACAACGAAATGACCCTGGAAGGAGTGGGCCGCGTGGACCAGAAGCAGGTGGCGGTCCGCACCTGGAACGATGACGGCCAGATTACCAACGAGAAGTTCTACCAGATTGGGTAG
- a CDS encoding sugar phosphate isomerase/epimerase family protein gives MVPVWLTDTVTSDLNRALHYTQLWGLHGMELRTVGGPDDRIPFVNEKQIREQLEGTDLLLSSVVPSMFEGPVSDRAAWMNDLLQFEDTLELCRRVGCPRVTISPFAAEPGASLEPMAEALQQAGEKAAEYDFLVAVRNGPETACPTGQALADLLSRVDAPNVRAAWNPVGALRAGEDPATGLTALAGLVTLVRCSDGRVEGGRWVDTPLGDGAVGWAEQLEQLSAQGFQGPISLEMFLEPRPKHGLRSATTLIRMIRTVRAAAPSD, from the coding sequence ATGGTTCCCGTCTGGCTCACCGACACCGTCACGAGCGACCTGAACCGGGCCCTCCACTACACCCAGCTTTGGGGCCTGCACGGCATGGAGCTGCGGACCGTAGGGGGGCCCGACGACCGAATTCCGTTCGTCAACGAAAAGCAGATCCGGGAGCAACTGGAGGGCACCGATCTTCTGCTGTCGAGCGTGGTGCCGAGCATGTTTGAGGGGCCGGTGAGTGACCGGGCGGCCTGGATGAATGATCTCCTGCAGTTTGAGGACACCCTCGAGCTGTGCCGTCGGGTGGGGTGTCCGCGCGTCACGATTAGCCCGTTCGCCGCGGAGCCGGGGGCGTCCCTGGAGCCGATGGCGGAGGCCCTGCAGCAGGCCGGGGAGAAGGCCGCCGAGTACGACTTTCTGGTCGCGGTGCGGAATGGTCCCGAGACCGCGTGCCCGACCGGGCAGGCCCTCGCCGATTTGTTGTCCCGCGTGGACGCGCCGAATGTCCGGGCGGCGTGGAACCCGGTCGGGGCGCTGCGGGCGGGGGAGGACCCGGCCACGGGGCTCACGGCCCTCGCGGGGCTCGTCACGCTCGTCCGGTGCAGCGACGGGCGCGTGGAGGGCGGGCGGTGGGTGGATACGCCCCTAGGGGATGGGGCGGTGGGCTGGGCCGAGCAGCTGGAGCAGTTGTCCGCGCAGGGCTTTCAGGGACCGATCAGCCTAGAAATGTTTCTGGAGCCCCGCCCGAAGCACGGCCTGCGGTCGGCCACCACCCTCATTCGAATGATCCGGACGGTCCGGGCCGCGGCCCCTTCGGACTGA
- a CDS encoding ATPase, T2SS/T4P/T4SS family: MCAASSPKRTVLRGWQNGSACLLRRVIMEFRPPESFRTRPTRPVAQDPPEFISASLDAGDEQNGRSGTDSRPALPDVCEQIITSIPESHRGQRRLRYLAEQTAKLSPKRERALRDHVNQFVRRTLELDASDMDLGGRACDGNVWYRVDGEKRREDEFGAYDPLETDILVLNLLNEQQTQQLLEAGATDFSYRLEDVTGEDGRPRRFRATAYSDYDHAALNMRAITDEVFALEDLGFHEKIQQGMMFRHVRDGLTLITGVTGSGKSTTLDAIIDANNEDFPGHVVVIAQPVEYMHKPKQCIVRHREVGKDVATFKTGITQALRQDPDIVVIGEMRDPATIQAALEITDSGHKVFSTLHTSSAMETIDRIVAEVPPEEQQRVRHRLADVLRCVISQQLLPKVGGGRQMAKEVLWVDSSARAAIKNDNVGEVYQMMWEGGNQGQTTLEQDLYRLVRKKKIKPEHAMDYANNKKRLRRLF; encoded by the coding sequence GTGTGCGCCGCCTCGTCCCCCAAGCGAACAGTTCTGCGCGGGTGGCAAAACGGCTCGGCGTGCCTTTTGCGTCGTGTGATCATGGAATTCCGTCCCCCCGAATCCTTCAGAACCCGCCCGACTCGTCCCGTGGCTCAAGACCCCCCGGAATTTATTTCGGCATCCCTGGACGCAGGAGACGAACAGAACGGTCGCTCGGGAACCGATTCCCGCCCTGCCCTTCCGGATGTCTGTGAGCAAATCATCACCTCCATCCCGGAGTCGCACCGGGGGCAACGGCGGCTCCGCTACCTGGCGGAGCAGACGGCCAAGCTCTCGCCCAAACGCGAACGGGCCCTCCGAGACCACGTCAACCAGTTCGTCCGGCGGACGCTGGAGCTGGACGCTAGCGACATGGACCTCGGGGGGCGGGCCTGTGACGGCAACGTGTGGTACCGGGTCGACGGGGAGAAGCGACGCGAGGACGAGTTCGGGGCGTACGACCCGCTAGAAACCGACATTCTCGTTCTCAACCTCCTCAACGAGCAGCAGACCCAGCAGCTTCTGGAAGCGGGGGCGACGGACTTTTCGTACCGGCTGGAGGACGTCACGGGCGAGGACGGCCGGCCGCGTCGGTTCCGGGCCACGGCGTACTCGGACTACGACCACGCGGCCCTCAACATGCGCGCCATCACCGACGAGGTGTTTGCGCTAGAGGACCTGGGCTTCCACGAGAAGATTCAGCAGGGCATGATGTTTCGGCACGTCCGGGACGGGCTGACCCTGATTACGGGCGTCACGGGGTCGGGGAAAAGCACCACGCTCGACGCCATCATCGACGCGAACAACGAGGACTTCCCGGGCCACGTCGTCGTGATCGCCCAGCCGGTGGAGTACATGCACAAGCCGAAGCAGTGCATCGTGCGCCACCGCGAGGTGGGCAAGGACGTGGCGACCTTCAAGACCGGCATCACGCAGGCCCTGCGTCAGGACCCCGACATTGTGGTGATTGGGGAGATGCGGGACCCGGCGACGATCCAGGCCGCCCTTGAAATCACCGACTCGGGCCACAAGGTCTTCTCCACGCTCCACACCTCGTCGGCCATGGAGACCATCGACCGCATCGTGGCGGAGGTGCCCCCCGAGGAGCAGCAGCGCGTGCGGCACCGCCTCGCCGACGTGCTGCGGTGCGTCATCTCGCAGCAGCTGCTCCCCAAGGTTGGCGGCGGCCGCCAGATGGCGAAAGAGGTGCTCTGGGTGGACTCCTCCGCCCGCGCAGCGATCAAGAATGACAACGTGGGCGAGGTCTACCAGATGATGTGGGAGGGCGGGAACCAGGGGCAAACCACCCTGGAGCAGGACCTGTACCGCCTCGTCCGGAAGAAAAAAATCAAGCCCGAGCACGCGATGGACTACGCGAACAACAAGAAGCGCCTCCGTCGCCTGTTTTAG
- the gatC gene encoding Asp-tRNA(Asn)/Glu-tRNA(Gln) amidotransferase subunit GatC: protein MSVTRDDVRHVAQLARLNFSEEEEARMAEELSEILGYVEKLDELDTAGVPPMSHVLDVTNVFRSDEIEERIDRGQALEPAPDADNEHFLVPQVVE, encoded by the coding sequence ATGTCTGTAACCCGCGACGATGTTCGGCACGTTGCACAGCTTGCCCGGCTCAATTTTTCGGAGGAGGAAGAGGCCCGGATGGCGGAAGAGCTGAGCGAGATTCTCGGGTACGTGGAGAAACTCGATGAGCTCGACACCGCCGGGGTGCCGCCCATGTCCCACGTCCTGGACGTCACCAACGTCTTTCGGAGCGACGAGATTGAGGAGCGGATTGATCGGGGGCAGGCCCTGGAGCCGGCTCCGGACGCCGACAACGAACACTTCCTCGTTCCACAGGTGGTCGAGTAG
- the galT gene encoding galactose-1-phosphate uridylyltransferase — translation MAPSYTPETRQDRITNRWVAFAPSRSDRPKRTEAESASSPPAEAPPVEGCPFCPGHEAMLPSVIWEKPQEAPPGWTTRVVPNKYAALAPDQNGAPRSSTLYRTRASRGRQEVIIDTPRHHQPLAHMSVAQVDAVLETYLQRYHAIRSADEELIPALFRNHGARAGASIPHPHSQLIAPNFRPPQIEREERAARARYEELGACPYCVMIENELDTEDRLVWTNEAFVVFVPFAAEVPYEMWILPRTHDPEFGRLAAEDRTALAQALRTVLQRLHQCLNDPDYNFFVRTALDYDTSQAHLHWSLRIRPRTTVQAGYEVGTGQRINPSIPERDAAVLRPPDGSANGNPA, via the coding sequence ATGGCCCCTTCATACACCCCAGAAACACGCCAGGACCGCATCACCAACCGGTGGGTCGCCTTCGCGCCCTCCCGGAGCGACCGCCCCAAACGCACGGAAGCGGAATCGGCCTCGTCGCCCCCCGCGGAGGCCCCCCCCGTGGAGGGATGCCCTTTTTGCCCGGGACACGAGGCGATGCTGCCCTCGGTGATCTGGGAAAAGCCGCAGGAGGCCCCTCCCGGGTGGACGACACGGGTGGTTCCCAACAAGTACGCCGCCCTGGCCCCGGACCAAAATGGGGCGCCCCGCTCAAGCACATTGTACCGCACCCGCGCCAGTCGGGGGCGCCAGGAAGTAATCATCGATACCCCTCGCCACCACCAGCCCCTGGCCCACATGTCCGTGGCCCAGGTCGACGCCGTCCTTGAGACCTATCTGCAGCGCTACCACGCAATCCGTTCGGCCGACGAGGAGCTCATTCCGGCCCTCTTTCGCAACCATGGCGCGCGAGCCGGCGCCTCCATTCCACACCCCCACAGTCAGCTCATTGCCCCGAATTTTCGCCCGCCCCAAATTGAACGTGAGGAGCGAGCGGCCCGGGCGCGATACGAGGAGCTGGGTGCGTGTCCGTACTGCGTCATGATCGAGAACGAGCTCGACACGGAGGATCGGCTCGTGTGGACGAACGAGGCGTTTGTGGTGTTCGTCCCGTTTGCCGCCGAAGTCCCCTACGAGATGTGGATTCTTCCCCGCACGCACGATCCGGAGTTCGGGCGGCTCGCGGCCGAGGACCGTACTGCCCTCGCCCAAGCCCTACGGACCGTCCTGCAGCGCCTCCACCAGTGCTTGAACGACCCCGACTACAATTTCTTCGTCCGGACGGCACTGGACTACGACACCAGCCAGGCCCACCTGCATTGGAGCCTTCGAATACGGCCCCGTACCACGGTGCAGGCCGGCTACGAGGTGGGCACCGGTCAGCGCATCAACCCCTCCATCCCCGAACGGGACGCGGCCGTGCTTCGCCCCCCCGACGGCAGCGCCAACGGCAATCCGGCGTAG